A window of the Verminephrobacter eiseniae EF01-2 genome harbors these coding sequences:
- a CDS encoding flavin reductase family protein, translated as MFLDAGALSPEASYRLSSGSVVPRPIAWITTVSADGVIHLAPFSCVTFVSNKPPLPGVNIGDAPQMRAIHDSSAGHASGVRETELLGLGTRPCRTVRVPRLADAPLSMECRLERVSAFGQTGAEFIVGAVMAFHLRDGLAHAESGLPHGGPNYTALGEIVTLRGMPQTPQAVMNGCDG; from the coding sequence ATGTTTCTCGATGCCGGCGCCCTGTCGCCCGAAGCCAGCTACCGCCTGTCGAGCGGCAGCGTCGTGCCGCGCCCGATCGCCTGGATCACCACGGTGTCCGCAGACGGTGTGATCCACCTCGCCCCGTTCTCCTGCGTCACCTTCGTGTCGAACAAACCACCGCTGCCGGGCGTGAACATCGGCGATGCCCCGCAGATGCGCGCCATCCACGACAGCAGCGCCGGGCATGCGTCCGGCGTGCGCGAGACCGAACTGCTCGGCCTCGGCACACGGCCTTGCCGCACAGTGCGCGTGCCGCGCCTGGCCGATGCGCCGCTGAGCATGGAATGCAGGCTCGAGCGCGTGAGCGCCTTCGGCCAGACTGGCGCCGAGTTCATCGTCGGCGCGGTCATGGCCTTCCACTTGCGCGACGGCCTGGCGCACGCTGAATCCGGTCTGCCGCACGGCGGGCCGAACTACACGGCGCTGGGCGAGATCGTCACGCTGCGCGGCATGCCGCAAACGCCCCAGGCGGTGATGAATGGCTGCGACGGATAA